The Flammeovirga pectinis genomic interval ACACTCACAGAGATATTAAAACTCTCAGCAAAGCCATACATTGGTATTTTCACCTTATAGTCTGCCAACTCCATAGCTTCATCAGAAAGGCCTTCTTTTTCATTACCAAACATCAATGCAATAGGTGCATCAGTTGGCAAATCGTCAATAGACATATCTGTATGTGGTGTTGTTGCTACTAATTTATATCCTTTTCCTTTTAAAGTTTTTGCAGCTTCTATAGTAGACTTATATTTATTTACATCTACCCATTTTGCAGAACCTTGAGTGGTTCTTATAGAAACAAGAAACTTATAAATAGCTTCTACAATATGAAGGTTCTGTAATCCAAAACAATCACATGTTCTGATAATAGCACCAACATTTTGAGGCTTATAAATTTCCTCAAGTAATACCGTTAAATGATTTGTTCTTTGAGACAATACCTCTTCAATACCTTCTCTTTTTTGTTCAGAAATAAAGTCTTTCAGGTATTCTATTAAACCTGGTTCTTCAATAAACTTTTTAAAATAATCTGAATGAAAAAACCTGAAATCATCATCTTTAGCGTATGGCATAACGTACTACTGTTTATAAAGTAATAAAGCTGTCTAAAAGGTATTATCCTCTAAGACAGCTTTTAGATTTATTTCTAACTTTCCTTAATTCTCTTCAATGAATTCTGGAGGTGTCATATTTTTTAAGTCACCATCAATAAATTGAATAATAGGGACATATTGATTGTCTTGCCCTTCAAAATAATTATATGCTGGTACTAGATATCCTTTTCTAAGTGCTTCACTCTCTTTTAAAGGAGTTACAAAGCCACTACCATATTCTTTTAATATCATTCCAAAAGAGAATATCGTTTCGAAACCTTTAAATACAAAATCAGAAGGCTGATTATTAAATTTAGCTTGGTATTCAGCTATTAAAGATTTTGCTCTATAAGAATCATCATTATACCAATTTGGAAATAAGATATTGATTTTAGCAGATTCCATTTGTGCATAACTCAATTGCTTAAATTTAAGCCACTCTTCTGGAACATAAGTTGTAGCAACAGTTCCTAAAGATAATAAAGCACTAATTGTATTTAATGCCTCAATTTCGTTAGTAACAGCAATAAATACATTTGCTGTAGAATCTTTTACAATCTCTAAAGAATCTACATAAGCTAATGGATCAAACATTTCTTGCAATACATTAAACCCATCTACTGGATCAAATTCTTGAAAGGCAGCAATTTTACCACCCTCTGCTTCGTATGCTTCTTTAAAAGATTTTGCAAGTTCTTTTTCTTTAGTAGAATGACCAAATACAACATACGTTTGTACCGTATCTGCTTGTAATTTTAATGAGTCTACTTCAAACATTTCTAATGCTTGTAATTCTTGAGCTCTTAATTTCTTTCCTAGAGTAGAACCTACTGTATACGGTGTTGATGTTACTAAAAAAGCACTTGAAACACCTTCAATAATCGAAGAGTTATTCGAAATTGGGTTAACCATAGGTACTCCAGTTTCATTCGAATACTGCTGAACGATAGGAAGCATATCTGCATATAGTGGCCCAATAATTAAATCAACATTTTCCATTTCAGGTTTTGCTAATAATTCCTGCAAATGTGTTGTATCTCTTTTTGTATCAAAAGCTAGAATATTTACCTTAACATCACGTTTTTCTAAATATTCTTTACCCAATAAGATTCCTTGATAGATATTATAAACAAACTCATTTTTTACACGAAGTGCATCTCCATCAATTGTTTCTGTAAAGAAAGGTAGAATAGTAGCAATTGTATATACCTCTTTAAATTTACCTTCTCTTACCTTATGTACAGCATCTATACTAACTCCTAAACCAGTTGCTAATTTTTGATAAAGCTCCTGATCTCTTTGTTCTTTAGGTTGTTCTTTAATTTTTTCTAACAACACAAAACCAACCATTTCATTAGTTGGGTAGGCAGTATAAACCTTATAGATTTCTTCATAAGATAACCCTTGAGCAGCATCTTTAGATAATAATGTAAGTTCGTCTTTCAAGCTTTGGTCCTTGATTTTATCGAACATACCAACTGTTTCTTTTACTTTCCCTTGTTTTAAATAAGAACAAGCAAGTAAATAATTAGCATTATCTAATTGTTCCCAAGATGGATAAGTAGAAGTTACTTTTAATAAAGTTGTTTCTGCTTCTGTGTATTTTTTTTGTTGATAATCAGCATAACCAATTAACGTTAATGCATAAGGCTGCAATGTTGCACCTTTCATGCTTAGTACATCTTCCAAGACTACAATACCGGGTGCGTATTTGCCTTGATCGATTAACTCTTTAGCGTAATTATATTTATCTGACTCTGTTTTTCCACCGTTGTTTTGTGCAAAAACACTTGCTGAAACTAAAATAGAAAAGAGTAATGTATAAAGGTAATTCATAAGAAATGACATTGCTGCCAAAATTTGAGACCGTTTAATTTAACTAGTACAAAATATTGAATACTTCAGTATTTATTATTTCAACTCGCAATTTAAAAAAATGAAACAGATTAAATGCAATAAAGCCGACTTGATTATCTCAAGTCGGCTTTATTTTTCGATGAAATTAGTTTAATTAACTGATTTCAATCTTTTTCTTCTCCAAAGATACATTCTTAGGTAAAAGAACAGATAAGATACCTTCAGTATAAGAAGCCTTTATTTCTTCCAAATTAATATTATTTGGCAATGTAAAAGTTCTTTCAAAATCTTTTTTAGAGAACTCTCTTTTCAAGTATTTTACTTCTTCTTTTTCTTCAGAAATATGTTTATAACTAACAATCAGTTTATTTTCTTTTACTGATATGTCAATATTTTCCTTAGTTATTCCTGGTACAACAACCTCTACAGTATAACCATCCACTCCTTCTTTTACATTCATAGGAACTTGGGCATCAACAGGGTTTACTGTATCCAATACATTAACTACATCATTCATTAAAGATGATATAAAAGTTGCGGGGTAATCTGACAATGTATATTTCATGGCTTATTTAATAATTGGTTATTGAACTTGAATTTTTACAGGAAGTTTCTCTTCACTTTTTGGCAATTCAACTACTAAAATTCCTTGATTAAATTTTGCAGATAAACTATTAACCTCTACATTTTCTGGCAGTTTAAATACTTTTGAGAAATCTTTCACCTCATATCCTTTTACTAAAAATTTTTCTGTTGATAACTCAACGTCTTCATTTTCATTTTTCTCTATTACATTTTTATATGTGATAGATAATTTATTCTGCTCTATACCAATATCAAAAAGTTCTTTTTTAAAACCAGGTACAATAAGTTCTATTAAAAACTCCGTTGATGTTTCTTTAATATTTGTAGGAATATGAACAGTTTCAATCTCATTAGAAAATAAATTAGATACTATTGATCTCTTTCTATTTGTGTATGCGTTTTGTCTTGTAATACTCATGTCTTTTATTCTTTTGATTGTGATTTCATTAATTATTAATCAAAATACTTTTATCAATGAGTATACCATTTGATTTTAAATGACAAAACGACTGATTTAATTAAAAAAACACTCTTTAAACTGCCATTTTGACAAAATGTTTTTGTGTAATCAGAAATAAAACAAGCATACAACATTAAATAATCATCATAATTCTTTCAAATTCATATACATCTCTAAAATTTTCATTTGAAAAAATTGATTAAACACAAACAAATAAGTACATTAGAATTTATTAAGATTACTGATTTATAAAAAATAATTAAAACACTATATATGAGCACATTAATGAGTGAAGAAGTTGAAGAGAGAAGACACCTAACGAAAATAATAGCACAGGTATCAAGAATAGGTAACTATATGTTAGGTCGTCAATTTGAACGTGAAGGATTGCCAATATCAAGAGAACAATGGGATGTTTTAGTTATGCTTTGGGAAAAAGATGGAAGAGCTCAACAAGAGTTTGCTACATTTTTACTTAAAAATAGAGCTAGTATCACGAGTTTAATCGACAATATGGAAAAAAACAATCTTGTTACTCGTGTTCCTAATCCTAACGACAAACGTTCTAAGCTAATTTACTTAACTAAAAAAGCTAGAGACCTTAAAGATAAAGTAATTGGTATTGCTGAAGAATCAATTTTAGTAATTACTAATGATATTCCTTTAGATGACGTTAAGAAAGGTGTTGAACTTTTAAGAAAGTGTTTAAGTAATATCACTGAATATGAAAAAAATCTTTCTGAGTCGAAATAATTATTAAATTATTTTGGCCGACAAAACTCTATTAACATGCAAACTCTATCTACTATCTGTTTCAATCGTTTTTACTACTTAGTGGTATTTTCGCTTTGTCTTCTGACTTTCCCGTCATTTGCTCAAGAAGAAAGTAACATTTCTATAAAAAGAGAAATACATTCGATATTGGATCAGATTCAAGCTGAGAACTCTATCGATGGTATTTCTCTTTTCTCTGATTCATTAATGCCTCTAGTCTATGAAACTGTAGATTATAAACCTTTATGGACGAGTAAAAAAAATATTAATGATATTCTTGTCCTCATCAATAATGCTTATTTTGATGGGCTTACACCTTCTCATTATCATTTAGAAAAAATACAAGAATTAATAGCTTCAGATCGAGGTATATATCAAGAAGCTCTTTTAGATATTCTATTAACAGATGCTGGTGTACTTCTAATCTCTCATTATATATGGGGAAAAGTACAGCCAGAAACCATCTCTTCTACATGGAATTTCGATACAAAAGAATTTACTCAAGATCGGATTCCATTAATAATTCAGCCAATTGAAAATGAAATAATACCTGAAGCTTTCAGTACTTTTATTCCTAGCGATGAATTATATATCGGTTTAAAAAAATCATTAGCCGATTTTAGAAAAATCAAAGAAAATGGAGGGTGGAACAAGCTACCCAAAATGGATAAAATTGAAGTTGGTGATGAAAATGAATATATACCAGAATTAAGAAAAAGACTTGCTGTTACAAGTACATTATTTACTTTCGATACACTTGTTCTTAAAATAGATACAACTTACAGAAGCCAGATTGAAGAAATTGAAGTAACAAACGCACCTTCTGTTACTCCAGAAGTAGATACTATACGCTCAATCTTTCCTTATAGTACTACACCAATTTTAGATTCTAGCTATGTAAAAGTTGCTTATTTAGATACTACATCAACTGTATATGATGAAAACTTAAAAAAATCTGTTGTTAAGTTTCAGAAAATGTATGGCTTAGAGACAGATGGAAAAGTAGGTAAAGCAACTTTAAAAGCATTAAATACTCCTATAGAAAACCGTATTAATACTTTAAGAATTAATCTAGAACGCTCAAGGTGGATATTCCATGAAGACACTGACAATTTTATTTTTGTAAATATTGCTAGTTTTCAACTCTTCTTGCATAAAAACAACAAATGGTTTTATCAAACAAGAGTTGTGGTAGGTAAGACCTTTCATCAAACTCCCGTTTTTAAATCAAAATTAAGTTATATAGATATCAACCCTACATGGACTGTACCTTACAGTATTGCTAGTAAAGAAATGCTACCAAAACTTAAAAAAGATGCAGGCTATTTAGCTAAACACAACATGAAACTGTATGATAGAGCTAATCTTGAAGTTGATCCTCAAACAATAGATTGGAAATCGATCAAACAAAATAATTTCCCTTATGTAATTGTACAAGGGTCAGGACCAAGAAATGCTTTGGGACATGTAAAATTCATCTTCCCAAATAAATATTCTATTTATCTACATGATACTCCTTCTAGGTATTTATTTAGTAAAAACTCTAGAGCTTTTAGCCATGGTTGTATTCGTGTTTATAAACCATTAGAATTGGCAGAAGTATTATTAGACGATCCAGAAAATTATAGTCTTGAAAAAATTAATGAAATAGTAAAAGAAGAACAACTAAAACGTGTATTTGTAAAAGATAGACCAACAGTTTACCTGCTCTATTTCACTGCACTATTAGGTCCTTCAGAATCTATTCACTTTTATGATGATATTTATTCTAGAGATCAAAGAGTATTAAAAGCCTTAAATAAATCGCTTTATTAAAAATAGAGTTAAAAAATAAATCCCATTGATCTACAAAATCAATGGGATTTATTTTACTATTAATTACTACAATGATATTATTTTCTTCCTCCAAAAAAGAAGGTTAAGAACATTGCAGAATAAAAACTTCTATTATCTGACGAAGCCATTATTTGTACTTCAGAAGTATAAGCATCTCCAATAATACCTGCTTCAATACCTGTTATACTTCTTTTATTTACACCAAATTCAAAAGTTAAGGATGCTTTAAAAGCTAATCCTCCAATTACACTCGCTTTAGACATACTTTCCCCCCAAGAGGCTGTACCTTCTATTCTTGTATAATTATTTAAATAGTCGTCTTGGCTAAATTGTTTTGTTTGTGTATTTCCTTCATCATCTTGATATTTTAATAAATAAGGACTTACTATACCAATTGATGGGCCTACACTAGCAATAAAGTTAACATGAACACCTTGTTTTCTTGCTTTTCTAAACACCAACCATTCTTTACCAAACATTGGCCTGATTGCATAAAGGCGATTCATTTTACCAGAAACATATCCTTCTCCAGTTGTATAAGATTGTACTTTTTGTTCTTTAGGGTGTTTAATACTCAAAAATTCTAGGCTGAAAGAGTGGTATTTGTTATCGTTTTCAATTTCACCAACACGCCCTCTAGAGCTTCTAGTTTTTCCACTACCCTGCCCTAAAGACTCAACAATTTTGTGTTCATAAAAATATTTCCTTGCATGTCGGATTGTAATACCTCCAATAACTCCACCATAGGTATTCATCATAACACCTAAAGCCCATTCTTTCTCGTAGTATTCATCTTCTTCCTCTACAGGAAACTGAGCGTAACTCGTTTCAGGTAGAATTAAAATGAATAGAAGAGATAAAATTATATATAAATTTTTCAAGCTTAGCTAATTTTAATTGTAGTACAGATGATATAGAGACTTTATTAAAAACTATCTTTTAATATAAGTTACATATTAATTTAGTATTCTCTTATAAAGATAAAGTAATTCAATACTTTAGCGTTTTATAATTAATATTATAGAATATATAATCTCCTATTAGTTAACTGTTTAAAAAACTCTCTTTGGGTTTGCTTAAGTAATTTACATTCTATTGTTGATTACTACAAGAGACAATTCAACGAATAGATTGTAAAAAGTAATTAAGTTTACAGAAAATTAAGAAATTATCGGAAACAATATGATTAAATTTGTAAATATGCTTTCCGATAAAGCAAAAACTAATTCTATACAAAGTTTAACTTTGACTAATAAAATCAGATAAAATGAAAATATCGATCATTGTTGCCAAAGCTTCAAATAATGTAATTGGCAAAGACAATCAACTCATTTGGCATATACCCGCAGACTTAAAATACTTTAAGAGAACAACTTCTGGGCATTGCGTAATAATGGGTAGAAAAACACATGAGTCGATAGGTAAATGTTTACCTAAACGTTCTAATATTGTTATTTCTAGAAACCCAGATTACGAACCTGCGGTAGATGCAATTCTGAGTAATAGTTTAAGTGATGCCATATCTATTGCTAGAAAGCAAGGTGAAAAGGA includes:
- a CDS encoding Hsp20/alpha crystallin family protein, with translation MKYTLSDYPATFISSLMNDVVNVLDTVNPVDAQVPMNVKEGVDGYTVEVVVPGITKENIDISVKENKLIVSYKHISEEKEEVKYLKREFSKKDFERTFTLPNNINLEEIKASYTEGILSVLLPKNVSLEKKKIEIS
- a CDS encoding dihydrofolate reductase: MKISIIVAKASNNVIGKDNQLIWHIPADLKYFKRTTSGHCVIMGRKTHESIGKCLPKRSNIVISRNPDYEPAVDAILSNSLSDAISIARKQGEKEVFIIGGGTIYDEAMKIADKLYVTEIHDQFVGDTFFPDILPTQWNEISRFEYAKCDTSPYAYSFVNYVRKK
- a CDS encoding L,D-transpeptidase family protein; amino-acid sequence: MQTLSTICFNRFYYLVVFSLCLLTFPSFAQEESNISIKREIHSILDQIQAENSIDGISLFSDSLMPLVYETVDYKPLWTSKKNINDILVLINNAYFDGLTPSHYHLEKIQELIASDRGIYQEALLDILLTDAGVLLISHYIWGKVQPETISSTWNFDTKEFTQDRIPLIIQPIENEIIPEAFSTFIPSDELYIGLKKSLADFRKIKENGGWNKLPKMDKIEVGDENEYIPELRKRLAVTSTLFTFDTLVLKIDTTYRSQIEEIEVTNAPSVTPEVDTIRSIFPYSTTPILDSSYVKVAYLDTTSTVYDENLKKSVVKFQKMYGLETDGKVGKATLKALNTPIENRINTLRINLERSRWIFHEDTDNFIFVNIASFQLFLHKNNKWFYQTRVVVGKTFHQTPVFKSKLSYIDINPTWTVPYSIASKEMLPKLKKDAGYLAKHNMKLYDRANLEVDPQTIDWKSIKQNNFPYVIVQGSGPRNALGHVKFIFPNKYSIYLHDTPSRYLFSKNSRAFSHGCIRVYKPLELAEVLLDDPENYSLEKINEIVKEEQLKRVFVKDRPTVYLLYFTALLGPSESIHFYDDIYSRDQRVLKALNKSLY
- a CDS encoding TrmH family RNA methyltransferase, producing MPYAKDDDFRFFHSDYFKKFIEEPGLIEYLKDFISEQKREGIEEVLSQRTNHLTVLLEEIYKPQNVGAIIRTCDCFGLQNLHIVEAIYKFLVSIRTTQGSAKWVDVNKYKSTIEAAKTLKGKGYKLVATTPHTDMSIDDLPTDAPIALMFGNEKEGLSDEAMELADYKVKIPMYGFAESFNISVSVALCLNQLSAKIRKDESLDLKLSDEEYKNIGGAWVCKSIDRFETVTKSFRNKKSK
- a CDS encoding tetratricopeptide repeat protein — protein: MNYLYTLLFSILVSASVFAQNNGGKTESDKYNYAKELIDQGKYAPGIVVLEDVLSMKGATLQPYALTLIGYADYQQKKYTEAETTLLKVTSTYPSWEQLDNANYLLACSYLKQGKVKETVGMFDKIKDQSLKDELTLLSKDAAQGLSYEEIYKVYTAYPTNEMVGFVLLEKIKEQPKEQRDQELYQKLATGLGVSIDAVHKVREGKFKEVYTIATILPFFTETIDGDALRVKNEFVYNIYQGILLGKEYLEKRDVKVNILAFDTKRDTTHLQELLAKPEMENVDLIIGPLYADMLPIVQQYSNETGVPMVNPISNNSSIIEGVSSAFLVTSTPYTVGSTLGKKLRAQELQALEMFEVDSLKLQADTVQTYVVFGHSTKEKELAKSFKEAYEAEGGKIAAFQEFDPVDGFNVLQEMFDPLAYVDSLEIVKDSTANVFIAVTNEIEALNTISALLSLGTVATTYVPEEWLKFKQLSYAQMESAKINILFPNWYNDDSYRAKSLIAEYQAKFNNQPSDFVFKGFETIFSFGMILKEYGSGFVTPLKESEALRKGYLVPAYNYFEGQDNQYVPIIQFIDGDLKNMTPPEFIEEN
- a CDS encoding MarR family winged helix-turn-helix transcriptional regulator, translated to MSTLMSEEVEERRHLTKIIAQVSRIGNYMLGRQFEREGLPISREQWDVLVMLWEKDGRAQQEFATFLLKNRASITSLIDNMEKNNLVTRVPNPNDKRSKLIYLTKKARDLKDKVIGIAEESILVITNDIPLDDVKKGVELLRKCLSNITEYEKNLSESK
- a CDS encoding Hsp20/alpha crystallin family protein: MSITRQNAYTNRKRSIVSNLFSNEIETVHIPTNIKETSTEFLIELIVPGFKKELFDIGIEQNKLSITYKNVIEKNENEDVELSTEKFLVKGYEVKDFSKVFKLPENVEVNSLSAKFNQGILVVELPKSEEKLPVKIQVQ